One region of Pogona vitticeps strain Pit_001003342236 chromosome 1, PviZW2.1, whole genome shotgun sequence genomic DNA includes:
- the KLHL41 gene encoding kelch-like protein 41, translated as MNSQRELTEELRLYQSTLLQDGLRELLDEKKFVDCSLKAGDKTLPCHRLILSACSPYFREYFLSEESEEKKKEVVLDNVDPVILDMIVKYLYSASIELNDSNVQDIFALASRFQIPSVFTVCVSYLQKRLAVGNALAILRLGILLDCPRLALSARDFVSDHFVKICKEEDFLQLAPHELISVISPDSLNVEKEEVVFEAVMRWVKKDKENRTKTLGDVFDCIRFRLMDEKYFKEHVEKEDTLKSNPDISKKIKVIKDAFAGKLPEPTKSAGKSAKGEVNGDVGEEDLLPGYLNDIPRHGMFVKDFILLVNDTASVAYDPTENECYLVALSEQIPRNHSSIVNKQKQIYVVGGLYVDEENKEQPFQSYFFQLDNITYEWAGLPPLPSARCLFGLGESENKIYVIAGKDLQTEESLDSVLCYDPTLVKWNEVKKLPLKVYGHATTSHNGAIYCLGGKTDDKKCTNRVFIYNPKRGDWRDLPPMKVARSMFGVAVHKGKIVIAGGVTEDGLSASVEALDLTTNKWEVFPEFPQERSSISLVALSGSLYAIGGFAMVQLESKEFAPNEVNDIWKYDDEKKEWCGMLKEIRYASGASCLSAGLNLFKLSKL; from the exons ATGAATTCCCAAAGAGAACTTACTGAAGAACTTCGACTTTATCAATCCACTCTTCTTCAGGATGGCCTCCGGGAGCTTTTGGATGAGAAGAAGTTTGTCGATTGCTCCCTTAAAGCTGGGGATAAAACTCTTCCCTGTCACAGACTGATTTTGTCAGCTTGTAGTCCTTATTTCCGTGAGTACTTCTTATCTGAGGAGagtgaggagaaaaagaaagaagtagtCCTAGATAACGTTGATCCTGTCATCCTTGATATGATTGTTAAGTACCTATATTCTGCAAGCATTGAGTTAAATGATTCTAACGTTCAAGATATTTTTGCCCTGGCAAGCCGTTTTCAGATTCCTTCTGTTTTCACGGTATGTGTTTCATATCTTCAGAAGAGGCTCGCGGTCGGCAACGCCTTGGCCATCCTTAGATTGGGTATCCTCCTTGACTGCCCTCGACTAGCGCTGTCTGCCCGCGATTTTGTGTCAGACCACTTTGTGAAGATTTGCAAAGAAGAGGACTTCTTGCAGCTTGCCCCCCATGAACTCATCTCGGTTATCTCACCAGATAGCTTGAACGTCGAAAAGGAAGAAGTGGTTTTTGAGGCAGTAATGAGATGGGTCAAGAAAGATAAAGAAAACCGTACAAAGACTCTTGGAGACGTGTTTGACTGTATCCGCTTCCGGCTGATGGATGAGAAGTATTTCAAGGAGCATGTGGAAAAAGAGGATACCCTCAAAAGCAATCCAGATATTTCCAAAAAGATCAAGGTTATTAAAGATGCCTTTGCTGGGAAGTTGCCCGAACCCACCAAAAGTGCAGGAAAGTCAGCCAAAGGAGAGGTCAATGGAGATGTAGGGGAGGAAGATTTACTTCCTGGTTATCTAAATGATATTCCAAGACATGGAATGTTTGTCAAAGACTTCATTCTTCTAGTCAATGATACTGCTTCTGTGGCTTATGATCCTACGGAGAATGAATGCTATCTGGTCGCATTGTCAGAACAGATTCCTAGAAATCATTCCAGCATAGTCAATAAACAAAAGCAGATCTATGTAGTGGGAGGACTGTATGTTGACGAGGAGAACAAAGAACAGCCTTTCCAGTCATACTTTTTCCAG TTGGATAACATCACTTACGAGTGGGCTGGCCTCCCTCCATTGCCATCAGCCCGATGCTTGTTTGGACTGGGAGAATCGGAGAACAAAATCTACGTCATTGCGGGCAAAGATCTCCAAACTGAGGAGTCTCTGGATTCGGTCTTATGTTATGACCCCAC attGGTCAAATGGAATGAGGTCAAAAAGCTCCCCCTTAAAGTGTATGGCCACGCTACAACTTCACATAATGGAGCTATATACTGTCTTGGAGGAAAGACTGATGATAA AAAATGCACTAACCGAGTGTTCATATACAATCCCAAGAGAGGAGACTGGCGTGATCTTCCCCCCATGAAAGTGGCTCGCTCTATGTTTGGAGTGGCCGTCCATAAAGGCAAAATTGTGATTGCAGGTGGTGTTACAGAAGATGGCCTTTCAGCCTCTGTTGAAGCACTTGATCTGACCACTAACAA ATGGGAAGTTTTTCCAGAATTTCCACAGGAGAGAAGCTCCATCAGTTTAGTGGCCCTGTCTGGCTCATTGTACGCGATTGGTGGTTTTGCTATGGTTCAACTCGAATCAAAGGAATTTGCACCAAATGAGGTTAATGATATCTGGAA ATACGATGATGAGAAGAAAGAATGGTGTGGTATGCTGAAAGAAATCCGCTATGCCTCTGGAGCCTCTTGTCTTTCCGCTGGCCTGAATCTGTTTAAGCTGTCAAAGCTGTAA
- the BBS5 gene encoding BBSome complex member BBS5, with product MAAAAAAAADSLWEDREVRFDISSQQMKMRPGEILIDCLDPIEDTKGNNGEKGRLLVTNLRIIWHSVVLPRVNLSVGYNCFVNTTTRTANSKLRGQTEALYILTKFNNTRFEFIFTNVVPGSPRLFASVIAVHRAYETSKMYRELKLRCALIQNKQLRLLPKEQVYDKINGVWNLSSDQGNLGTFFVTNVRVVWHANMNDSFNVSMPYLQIRSVKIRDSKFGLALVIESSQATGGYVLGFKIDPVEKLEETAKEINSLHKVFSVNPIFGVDYEMEEKPKQLEDLTVEQVQDDVEIEADEQTDAFVAYFADGNKQQDREPVFSEELGLAIEKLKDGFTLQGLWEVMG from the exons ATGGCGGCGGCTGCAGCGGCGGCGGCCGACTCGTTATGGGAAGACCGGGAGGTCCGCTTCGACATCTCTTCGCA GCAAATGAAAATGAGACCAGGAGAAATTCTAATTGATTGTTTGGATCCTATTGAAGATACCAAAGGAAACAATGGAGAGAAAG GCAGACTGTTGGTAACAAACTTAAGAATTATTTGGCACTCAGTAGTGCTACCTAGGGTCAACCTTT CTGTTGGCTACAATTGTTTTGTGAATACAACAACAAGAACTGCTAACTCG AAATTAAGAGGTCAGACGGAAGCACTTTACATATTAACCAAATTTAACAATACTCGTTTTGAATTCATATTTACAAACGTGGTTCCTGGAAGCCCCAGACTTTTCGCCTCAGTTATTGCTGTACACAG AGCTTATGAAACATCAAAAATGTACCGGGAGCTTAAATTGAGATGTGCATTAATTCAGAACAAGCAACTGAGACTGCTACCAAAGGAACAAGTATATGACAAAATAAATGGCGTCTGGAATTTATCAAGTGATCAG gGAAACCTCGGTACCTTTTTTGTTACAAATGTTAGAGTAGTTTGGCATGCTAATATGAACGACAGCTTTAACGTCAGCATGCCATATCTACAAATT CGCTCTGTGAAGATTAGAGACTCAAAATTTGGCTTGGCCCTTGTCATTGAAAGCTCTCAAGCG ACTGGAGGTTATGTGCTTGGATTTAAGATTGACCCAGTTGAGAAATTAGAGGAAACGGCGAAAGAAATAAATTCTTTGCACAAAGTGTTTTCAGTGAATCCTATATTTGGAGTGGATTATGAAATGGAAGAAAAG CCTAAGCAGCTAGAAGACCTGACAGTGGAACAAGTACAGGATGATGTTGAAATAGAAGCAGATGAACAGACGGATGCTTTTGTG GCTTATTTTGCTGATGGAAACAAG CAACAAGACCGTGAACCTGTTTTTTCGGAAGAGTTAGGACTTGCAATAGAGAAACTGAAAGATGGGTTCACACTGCAAGGACTCTGGGAAGTTATGGGATGA